From one Clostridia bacterium genomic stretch:
- a CDS encoding DUF2804 domain-containing protein, with protein MGEYSKYISEKRRSVPTPKDLVDENGKVVFGTFDKEFETMELLRAKKPTKAPDCMRKFKLTLWEATEVHLKNGVLLAVVCDMGIFGKQLNMFYDKRSHKVYCWDTQIKSKDTKIAPNLLNGSIAEAASDVGFVKYVNNFQDGRADLSGKHTGKCLINTDDDKVCSKTIKENYGEASIEYDFKLTRISKPCVVSIPFPYSDNRTLYSQKDFFKAEGKLIINGEEMLTDEESTAIIDDHRGYYPRKAHYDWVTTMGVCDVDGEKKWLAFNLTHNQSTDEPAYNENLIFFEGKTSLLPPVKFTRSVESADFTNYSEWTVKDEYDMVNLKFKVYGINPMVMHAGVVNIDYYVAWGELEGYLRDEDGKKYILDGMMGMGEDKTLLL; from the coding sequence ATGGGCGAGTATAGCAAGTACATATCGGAAAAACGTCGTTCGGTCCCCACTCCCAAGGATTTGGTGGACGAGAACGGTAAAGTCGTGTTCGGCACGTTCGACAAGGAGTTCGAGACCATGGAACTTTTGCGGGCCAAGAAGCCGACCAAGGCCCCCGATTGCATGCGCAAATTCAAATTGACCTTGTGGGAAGCCACCGAGGTACACCTCAAGAACGGCGTGTTGTTGGCCGTGGTGTGCGATATGGGTATCTTCGGCAAACAACTCAATATGTTCTACGACAAGCGTTCGCATAAGGTGTACTGCTGGGACACCCAAATCAAGAGCAAAGACACCAAGATCGCGCCCAACCTCTTGAACGGCTCCATCGCCGAGGCGGCGTCGGACGTGGGCTTCGTGAAATACGTCAACAATTTCCAAGACGGCAGAGCGGACCTCTCGGGCAAACACACGGGTAAGTGTCTCATCAATACGGACGACGATAAGGTTTGCTCCAAGACCATCAAGGAGAACTACGGCGAGGCCTCTATCGAGTACGATTTCAAACTGACCCGTATCTCCAAACCCTGCGTGGTGAGCATCCCCTTCCCCTATAGCGACAACCGTACGCTGTACAGCCAAAAAGACTTCTTCAAGGCCGAGGGCAAACTGATCATCAACGGCGAGGAAATGCTCACGGACGAGGAGTCCACGGCCATCATCGACGACCACCGCGGCTACTATCCGCGCAAGGCGCACTACGATTGGGTGACCACGATGGGCGTGTGCGACGTGGACGGCGAGAAGAAATGGCTGGCCTTCAACCTCACGCACAACCAAAGCACGGACGAGCCCGCCTACAACGAGAACCTCATCTTCTTCGAGGGCAAGACTTCGCTGTTGCCGCCCGTCAAGTTTACCCGTTCGGTGGAGAGCGCGGACTTCACCAACTACTCCGAGTGGACGGTCAAGGACGAATACGATATGGTCAACCTCAAGTTCAAAGTGTACGGCATCAACCCCATGGTGATGCACGCGGGCGTGGTGAATATCGACTACTACGTCGCTTGGGGCGAGTTGGAGGGCTATCTCCGCGACGAGGACGGAAAGAAGTATATCCTCGACGGCATGATGGGCATGGGCGAGGACAAGACCTTGTTACTGTAA